A DNA window from Oryzias latipes chromosome 5, ASM223467v1 contains the following coding sequences:
- the strip1 gene encoding striatin-interacting protein 1 — translation MDLGGNGGGLPVNNKQRAMTPNKSRGEFPRNSRKDSDGLSESPDLEFDYSDTDKWASELSELYSYTEGPEFALNRKCFEDEFSTHVSDKKWTELDAAQHRAHAMRLLDSLEVIVREKRLKVARAILYMTQGTFAECSSEAEVQYWTRYNIFLLLDVGTFSALVELLNMEMDNSAACSSAVRKPAISLADSTDLRVLLNIMYLMVETIQQEDPADKPEWKAMRETFRAELGSPLFNNEPISVTLFGMVTKFCSGHAPHFPMKKVLLLLWKSILFTLGGFEQLQSLKVRRRQELGLPPLPEDSIRVVRSMRAASPPASASDLIEQQQKRARREHKALIKQDNLDAFNEKDPYKADDARDDEDDNDDNDNSLETETFPLERDEVMPPPIPHPPSERVSFPKGLPWAPKVREKDIESFLESSRSKFIGYTLGSDTDTVVGLPRPIHESIRTLKQHKYVSIAEIQMAKEEEYQKTPLSGGDEEMEMSATELLYQGILPSLPQYMIALLKILLAAAPTSKAKTDSINILADVLPEEMPTTVLQSMKLGVDVNRHKEIIVKAISAILLLLLKHFKLNHVYQFEYMAQHLVFANCIPLILKFFNQNIMSYITAKNSISVLDFPHCVIHELPELTAESLEAGDNNQFCWRNLFSCINLLRILNKLTKWKHSRTMMLVVFKSAPILKRALKVKQAMMQLYVLKLLKVQTKYLGRQWRKSNMKTMSAIYQKVRHRLNDDWAYGNDLDARPWDFQAEECALRANIERFNSRRYDKSNNNPDFLPVDNCLQSVLGQRVDLPEDFQMNYDLWLEREVFSNPISWEELLQ, via the exons ATGGACCTCGGTGGCAATGGCGGAGGGCTGCCGGTAAACAATAAACAGAGAGCAATGACGCCGAATAAAAGCAGGGGGGAATTCCCTCGAAATTCAAGAAAAGATTCAGAC GGCCTGTCTGAGTCTCCGGATCTGGAGTTTGATTATTCTGATACAGACAAATGGGCTTCAGAGCTGTCAG AGCTTTACAGCTACACCGAAGGACCTGAGTTTGCTCTGAATCGGAAGTGCTTTGAAGATGAGTTCAGCACTCATG TGTCGGACAAAAAGTGGACGGAGCTGGACGCAGCTCAGCACAGAGCTCACGCCATGCGGCTCCTGGACAGTCTGGAAGTCATTGTTCGCGAGAAGAGGCTGAAGGTTGCCAGAGCCATCCTCTACATGACTCAGG gGACCTTTGCAGAGTGCAGCTCAGAGGCTGAGGTCCAATACTGGACGAGATATAACATTTTCCTGCTGCTCGATGTTGGGACCTTCTCCGCTCTGGTAGAACTTCTCAACATGGAGATGGA taacaGTGCTGCCTGCAGCAGTGCGGTCAGAAAACCGGCCATCTCCCTCGCTGACAGCACCGACCTCCGGGTTCTGCTTAATATAATGTATCTGATGGTGGAAACGATCCAACAGGAAGATCCGGCCGACAAGCCCGAGTGGAAGGCCATGAGGGAAACCTTCAGAGCAGAACTGG GTTCTCCTCTGTTTAACAACGAACCCATTTCTGTCACGCTCTTTGGGATGGTCACCAAGTTCTGCAGCGGCCACGCCCCCCACTTCCCAATGAAAAAAGTGCTACTGTTGTTGTGGAAAAGCATTCTG TTCACCCTTGGAGGCTTTGAGCAGCTCCAGAGCTTGAAGGTCCGTAGACGTCAGGAACTGGGTCTTCCTCCTCTGCCGGAGGACAGCATTCGGGTGGTCCGCAGTATGAGGGCGGCCTCTCCTCCCGCTTCAGCGTCCGACCTCatcgagcagcagcagaaacgggCTCGTCGTGAACACAAG GCACTGATCAAACAAGACAACCTGGACGCTTTCAATGAGAAGGACCCTTACAAGGCCGACGATGCTCGTGACGATGAGGACGACAACGATGACAACGACAACTCTTTGGAGACGGAAACGTTTCCACTGGAAAGAGATGAAGTGATGCCTCCACCCATTCCCCACCCTCCATCTGAGAGGGTGTCCTTCCCTAAGGGCCTGCCATGGGCCCCTAAAGTCAG AGAAAAGGATATTGAAAGTTTTCTGGAATCAAGCCGAAGTAAATTCATCGGTTACACTCTGGGAAG TGACACGGACACAGTGGTTGGCTTACCCCGGCCCATTCACGAGAGCATCAGGACGCTGAAGCAG cacaaaTATGTCTCCATAGCAGAAATCCAGATGGCAAAGGAGGAGGAATACCAGAAAACTCCTCTGTCGGGT GGAGATGAAGAAATGGAGATGTCTGCTACGGAGCTGCTCTATCAGGGAATTCTGCCCAGCTTGCCTCAGTACATG ATTGCTCTGCTGAAGATCCTTTTGGCTGCTGCGCCCACATCCAAAGCCAAAACCGACTCCATCAACATCCTGGCAGATGTGCTGCCTGAGGAAATGCC GACCACAGTCCTGCAGAGCATGAAGCTGGGAGTCGACGTCAACCGGCACAAAGAGATCATCGTGAAAGCCATCTCTGccatcctgctgctgctcctgaaaCACTTCAAACTGAATCACGTCTACCAG TTTGAGTACATGGCCCAACACCTGGTGTTTGCTAACTGCATCCCGCTCATCCTGAAGTTCTTCAACCAGAACATCATGTCCTACATCACAGCTAAAAACAG CATTTCAGTGCTTGACTTCCCACATTGCGTCATCCACGAGCTCCCGGAGTTAACCGCTGAGAGTCTG GAGGCTGGAGACAACAATCAGTTCTGCTGGAGGAATCTGTTCTCCTGCATCAACCTGCTGAGGATCCTGAACAAGCTGACCAAATGGAAGCACTCCAGGACCATG ATGCTGGTGGTGTTCAAGTCAGCTCCCATCCTGAAGAGGGCGCTGAAGGTCAAGCAGGCCATGATGCAGCTTTATGTTCTCAAACTGCTCAAAGTGCAGACCAAATACCTGGGGAGGCAGTGGAGGAAAAGCAACATGAAGACCATGTCGGCCATCTACCAGAAAGTTCGACATCGCCTGAATGACGACTGGGCGTATGGAAACG ATCTGGACGCTCGGCCCTGGGACTTCCAGGCCGAGGAGTGCGCCCTGCGGGCCAACATCGAGCGCTTCAACAGCCGCCGCTATGACAAGAGCAACAACAACCCCGACTTCCTTCCGGTGGACAACTGTCTGCAGAGCGTTCTGGGGCAGCGAGTGGACCTGCCCGAGGACTTCCAGATGAACTACGACCTCTGGCTTGAGCGGGAAGTCTTCTCTAATCCCATATCTTGGGAGGAACTGCTGCAGTGA